A single window of Synechococcus sp. CBW1004 DNA harbors:
- a CDS encoding sodium/glutamate symporter: MNVVDGEIQIASFLTVTLGILVLFLGKTLNRRLRFLREYTIPEPVSGGLLVALVITVLHLIFGLEINFGMRARDLLLVYFFTTVGLNASFADLRRGGRALVVLLVLTIVLMLAQNLVGITLARWSGLPPASGLLVGTLSLIGGHGTTIAWAPQFASEHGVANALEIGIAAATFGLILASASGGPIARFLIRRHRLALPARQSESLPQSSGAVAETDAQPPSTSGKLIGSEEFLSAVLAIHICIILGSILQELIRDLGLFLPLFVPCLIVGILLSNLLPRRAAWMPFRWPSRTPSLGACRA; this comes from the coding sequence ATGAATGTTGTCGATGGTGAGATCCAGATCGCATCCTTTCTGACAGTCACACTCGGGATTCTGGTTCTCTTTCTCGGGAAGACCCTCAACCGCCGTCTGCGATTCCTGCGCGAGTACACCATTCCCGAACCGGTCAGCGGTGGTCTGCTCGTGGCGCTGGTGATCACGGTTCTGCATCTGATCTTCGGGCTGGAGATCAACTTCGGGATGCGCGCCCGCGATCTGCTGCTCGTCTACTTCTTCACCACGGTGGGCCTGAACGCCAGCTTCGCGGACCTGCGACGCGGCGGTCGCGCGCTGGTGGTGCTGCTGGTGCTGACGATCGTGCTGATGCTCGCGCAGAACCTGGTGGGCATCACCCTGGCTCGCTGGAGCGGCCTGCCGCCGGCCTCCGGACTTCTGGTGGGCACTCTCTCACTGATCGGCGGCCACGGCACCACCATCGCCTGGGCACCGCAGTTCGCCTCCGAACACGGTGTCGCCAACGCGCTGGAGATCGGCATCGCCGCGGCCACCTTCGGACTGATCCTGGCCAGCGCCAGCGGCGGCCCGATCGCCCGCTTCCTGATCCGCCGCCATCGCCTGGCCCTGCCAGCCCGCCAGAGCGAATCCCTTCCACAATCGTCCGGTGCTGTCGCCGAGACGGATGCGCAGCCGCCCTCCACCAGCGGCAAGCTGATCGGATCCGAGGAGTTCCTCTCCGCGGTGCTGGCGATCCACATCTGCATCATCCTGGGCTCGATCCTGCAGGAACTGATCCGTGATCTCGGGCTGTTTCTGCCCCTGTTCGTGCCCTGCCTGATCGTCGGCATTCTGCTGAGCAACCTCTTGCCTCGAAGAGCGGCCTGGATGCCCTTCCGCTGGCCGTCGCGCACCCCCTCGCTAGGAGCGTGTCGCGCGTAG